The following proteins are encoded in a genomic region of Bacillus sp. FJAT-22090:
- a CDS encoding DEAD/DEAH box helicase: MNFSMNEKKIKRLCGETAFKKGKAYFHAGKVKLQPFQADSSEIKATVKAGEDFNITVKADADGVIVANCTCPPIGFLKTYCQHIAATLIAIEDKQQSDDYLGNKMLNLFGNKSLPPTGKQLHFDKRETLHVEFICRPIFLRVGEYVFGIQMRIGSESLYNIANITKFLEEMGRREPFEYASGLIYDYQFFSFPKETDEVLQFLMKSQRLNSTASLQEDLLVISPTDWEQLLPLFINAPYVRFLQDGVVYDGVQFGQELPLSFKFDEGNTTDYQLNVIGLDRVTVLKAYGYAFSEGILYKLAPEECTRLAELKEMLDQSGKNQLLIAKNQIDTFMETVIPGLMKLGHVHISQSVSKRMGETPLKVKLFLDRVKHRLLAGLEFHYGDFFINPCEEKEEAFTHFPGIRRQRNKEQQIIQLLLENSFTQTPGGFYLYDEEAEYHFLYHVLGRMEKWVQIYASTAVKLRVQKAYTGPKIKVEVKERTDWLEFKFDLKGIPEKEIQQLMASIEEKSKYYRIPNGNLVSLETPEFLALSSFIQDMEISIDNIHDEIRIPLIQGLQLVDTLEQGDLVDPGENFASLMKNLNNPEEMDATIPLALTSTLRDYQKVGFNWLKLLAKYKFGGILADDMGLGKTLQSIAYIESVLPKVRLRKLPVLVISPASLVYNWKNELEKFTPHINVQVIDGNKEERSKLWEASLEGDVIITSYPLLRMDTELYKNRTFHTLFLDEAQAFKNPVTKTAKAVKMIQADYRFALTGTPIENSLDELWSIFNVVFPGLLPNRRVYSELSREDIAKRVRPFILRRMKKDVLRELPQKVETILYTELQLEQKKLYATYLAELKQDALKHLKKGTFQKNRIQFLAGLTRLRQLCCHPGLFVEGYNGSSAKFEQLMEILEECRMSGRRVLVFSQFTQMLGIIRRQLIRQGTPYFYLDGQTPPADRVEMANRFNEGEGNLFLISLKAGGTGLNLTGADTVILYDLWWNPAVEQQAADRAHRMGQKNEVNIIRLVAKGTIEEKINQLQQKKMSLIDEVLHSGQDVLGSMSEEDIREILMIE, encoded by the coding sequence ATGAATTTTTCGATGAATGAAAAGAAAATCAAAAGATTATGTGGAGAAACTGCTTTTAAAAAGGGTAAAGCATATTTTCATGCAGGAAAAGTTAAGCTTCAACCCTTTCAAGCGGATAGTTCAGAAATCAAAGCCACTGTAAAAGCGGGTGAAGATTTCAATATCACGGTGAAAGCAGATGCAGATGGGGTTATAGTAGCGAATTGTACATGCCCGCCAATAGGCTTTTTAAAAACATACTGTCAACATATAGCAGCGACATTAATCGCAATCGAAGATAAGCAACAATCAGATGATTATTTGGGGAATAAGATGTTGAATTTATTTGGAAATAAATCTTTGCCCCCGACTGGTAAGCAACTTCATTTTGATAAAAGAGAGACACTTCATGTTGAGTTTATATGCCGACCGATCTTTCTGAGAGTCGGGGAGTATGTGTTTGGGATACAAATGAGAATAGGTTCAGAATCGTTATATAATATCGCGAATATAACGAAATTTCTCGAAGAAATGGGAAGAAGAGAACCATTTGAATATGCCTCAGGCTTGATATATGATTACCAATTCTTCAGTTTTCCAAAAGAAACCGATGAAGTCCTTCAATTTTTAATGAAAAGCCAGCGCTTGAATAGTACTGCTAGCTTACAAGAAGACCTGTTAGTTATTTCTCCAACAGACTGGGAGCAGCTTCTACCTTTATTCATAAATGCACCTTATGTAAGGTTTTTGCAAGATGGAGTCGTTTATGACGGGGTTCAGTTTGGGCAAGAGCTACCTTTAAGTTTTAAATTTGATGAAGGAAATACGACTGACTATCAACTGAATGTGATAGGACTTGACCGAGTAACTGTATTAAAGGCTTATGGTTATGCTTTTTCAGAGGGTATATTATACAAGCTGGCACCAGAAGAGTGTACTCGTCTTGCAGAGTTAAAAGAAATGTTGGATCAATCCGGGAAAAACCAGCTCCTTATCGCAAAGAACCAAATTGATACCTTTATGGAAACAGTCATACCAGGGTTGATGAAGCTTGGACATGTGCATATTAGTCAATCTGTTTCGAAAAGAATGGGGGAGACACCACTTAAGGTCAAGTTGTTTCTGGATCGAGTAAAGCACAGACTACTCGCTGGATTGGAATTTCATTATGGTGATTTCTTCATTAATCCATGTGAAGAAAAGGAAGAAGCATTTACCCATTTCCCTGGAATCAGACGTCAACGTAATAAGGAGCAGCAAATTATCCAACTACTCCTTGAAAATTCATTTACACAAACGCCAGGTGGATTTTACTTGTACGATGAGGAAGCAGAGTATCACTTTTTGTATCATGTTCTTGGTCGTATGGAAAAATGGGTTCAAATTTATGCTTCAACAGCTGTAAAATTGCGAGTGCAAAAAGCATATACAGGTCCAAAAATAAAGGTAGAAGTGAAGGAACGAACGGACTGGTTGGAGTTCAAATTCGATCTTAAAGGAATTCCAGAAAAAGAAATTCAACAGTTGATGGCTTCGATTGAAGAAAAAAGTAAATATTACAGAATTCCAAACGGTAACTTGGTATCGTTAGAAACACCTGAATTTCTGGCACTATCTAGTTTCATCCAGGATATGGAGATATCTATTGATAATATCCATGATGAAATTCGTATTCCATTAATTCAAGGGCTGCAATTGGTTGATACTTTGGAACAAGGTGATCTAGTAGACCCTGGTGAAAACTTTGCGAGTCTAATGAAAAATTTAAACAATCCCGAAGAAATGGATGCAACAATACCTTTAGCATTAACTTCCACACTTCGAGATTACCAAAAAGTAGGTTTCAATTGGCTCAAGCTGCTAGCTAAATATAAATTTGGTGGGATTCTAGCAGATGATATGGGGCTTGGTAAAACATTACAAAGTATAGCTTATATTGAATCAGTTCTCCCAAAAGTGCGACTGCGAAAATTACCAGTATTGGTAATTTCTCCAGCATCGCTCGTTTATAATTGGAAGAATGAATTAGAAAAATTTACACCACATATAAATGTCCAAGTTATAGATGGAAACAAAGAAGAAAGAAGTAAATTATGGGAAGCATCTTTAGAAGGAGATGTAATAATCACTTCTTATCCTTTATTACGAATGGATACAGAACTCTACAAAAACCGAACTTTTCATACTCTCTTTTTGGACGAAGCCCAAGCTTTTAAAAATCCAGTGACCAAGACAGCTAAAGCGGTGAAAATGATACAAGCGGATTACCGATTTGCACTGACTGGAACTCCAATAGAGAACTCATTGGACGAGCTTTGGTCTATATTCAACGTTGTGTTTCCAGGCCTTTTGCCAAACAGAAGAGTCTATAGTGAATTAAGTAGAGAAGATATAGCGAAACGGGTACGTCCATTTATTCTACGTCGAATGAAAAAGGATGTTTTGAGAGAACTACCCCAAAAAGTAGAAACGATTCTATACACAGAGTTGCAATTGGAGCAAAAAAAATTATATGCCACTTATTTGGCAGAACTTAAACAAGATGCTTTAAAACACTTGAAAAAAGGGACTTTCCAAAAGAACCGCATACAATTTCTAGCCGGACTAACAAGGCTGCGACAATTATGCTGTCATCCAGGTTTGTTTGTGGAGGGCTATAACGGAAGCTCAGCAAAATTTGAGCAGCTGATGGAAATCCTAGAAGAATGTCGAATGTCAGGTAGACGAGTACTCGTCTTTTCACAGTTCACCCAAATGCTCGGCATTATCAGAAGGCAACTGATTCGGCAAGGCACTCCTTACTTTTACTTAGATGGCCAAACCCCACCTGCCGATCGTGTGGAAATGGCCAATCGATTTAATGAGGGTGAAGGAAATCTATTCCTTATCTCATTAAAAGCGGGGGGCACAGGTTTGAATTTAACCGGTGCAGACACAGTCATCCTTTACGATCTCTGGTGGAATCCGGCAGTCGAGCAACAAGCCGCAGACCGCGCCCACCGAATGGGACAAAAAAACGAAGTAAACATCATCCGCCTAGTAGCAAAAGGCACTATTGAAGAGAAAATTAATCAACTCCAACAGAAAAAGATGAGTCTTATTGATGAAGTCTTACATTCAGGGCAGGATGTGTTGGGGAGTATGAGTGAAGAGGATATTCGGGAGATATTGATGATTGAGTGA
- a CDS encoding ATP-binding protein has protein sequence MDREQKRYSRLANITKIINTKLELREVLQRVTAAISEEIVQCSSVGVFLPQEDGTFKGYAGKPDNINGETLDTQIIDPEFDLLAKEVIDTQKTIYIPDTSKDERPYPRAVEAFKIKSILALPILFEQDLFGLVFLFNYGTPMYLTVSEIQSVEAYVNMAAVAMLNANNLTQKENLIDEKQLLLNVTSDLSMCSSIEESLEKCFFYIEKILLSKNIAAHFLDPFEKTTIRLTKLSMNCDWTETEWMKTLNNISNDKNYTDMIQEVTKTKKIIHLPSFGLKGLLMIPLVSMGEVLGVIAVVHVREEAPNYEDSQIQLVQSIVDATAPTFSNLLYMDQLENMVKERTRELASANEMVTSVIESITDGFFTLNKGWEFTYINEHQYLPQGKKANDVLGMNMWEIFSENVGMDIHRELHRSMSQRITVNFEMLSPYNNNWYEVVAYPFDEGICCLLKDITEKKEYEKELKRLSNLDLIGQMAAGISHEIRNPMTTVRGFLQLIKKEEDFEKHKDYLNIMIEELDRANSIITEFLSMGNTRTSDLKMLDLNEVIHDIIPLIEVDASNQNKFVEFHTQDIPKLFLNRNEIRQLLINLYRNGLEAMCAGKTLSISTYKEDENTVVLAVQDQGVGIQPEVLEKLGTPFYTTKDNGTGLGLGICYAIAARHNANIEIQTGSNGTTFIVKFKI, from the coding sequence ATGGATAGGGAACAGAAGAGATATTCTAGACTTGCAAATATAACTAAAATAATTAATACAAAGCTAGAACTGCGTGAAGTATTACAGCGTGTAACAGCAGCGATATCTGAGGAGATTGTTCAATGTAGTTCTGTTGGTGTTTTTTTACCCCAAGAAGATGGAACATTCAAAGGATACGCTGGAAAACCAGATAATATAAATGGAGAAACGCTGGATACGCAAATAATTGATCCTGAATTCGACCTACTTGCCAAAGAAGTTATTGATACCCAAAAAACTATTTACATCCCTGATACCTCTAAGGATGAAAGGCCGTATCCTAGAGCAGTCGAAGCATTTAAAATTAAATCCATATTAGCTCTTCCTATCTTATTTGAGCAGGATTTATTTGGTCTTGTTTTTTTGTTTAATTATGGGACTCCAATGTACTTAACGGTATCAGAAATTCAAAGTGTGGAAGCGTATGTTAATATGGCAGCGGTTGCAATGCTAAACGCAAATAATCTAACGCAAAAAGAAAACCTGATTGACGAAAAACAGTTGTTACTGAATGTTACAAGTGATTTATCAATGTGTTCCTCCATAGAGGAAAGTCTTGAAAAATGTTTTTTCTACATAGAAAAGATTTTACTTAGCAAGAATATTGCTGCCCACTTCCTAGATCCGTTTGAAAAAACAACGATTAGATTAACAAAGTTAAGTATGAACTGTGATTGGACAGAAACAGAATGGATGAAAACCCTTAATAATATAAGTAATGACAAAAACTATACGGATATGATCCAAGAGGTTACTAAAACAAAAAAAATCATTCACTTACCTAGTTTCGGTTTAAAAGGGCTTCTGATGATTCCTTTAGTTTCAATGGGTGAAGTATTAGGTGTAATAGCAGTTGTGCATGTGAGAGAGGAAGCTCCAAATTACGAGGATTCTCAAATTCAACTTGTACAATCTATAGTTGATGCTACAGCCCCTACATTTTCAAACCTATTATATATGGACCAACTTGAAAACATGGTAAAAGAGCGGACAAGAGAACTAGCTTCGGCAAATGAAATGGTTACGAGTGTCATTGAAAGTATTACGGATGGCTTCTTTACTTTAAATAAAGGTTGGGAATTTACGTACATAAATGAACATCAATATTTACCACAAGGGAAAAAGGCAAATGACGTATTGGGTATGAATATGTGGGAAATTTTCTCGGAAAATGTTGGAATGGATATTCACAGAGAGCTTCATCGTTCAATGTCACAACGTATAACAGTAAATTTCGAGATGCTTTCACCATATAACAATAATTGGTATGAAGTAGTTGCTTATCCATTTGACGAAGGTATTTGTTGTCTATTAAAAGACATAACGGAAAAAAAGGAATATGAGAAGGAATTAAAAAGATTGTCCAATCTAGACTTAATCGGGCAAATGGCAGCAGGTATTAGCCATGAGATTAGAAACCCTATGACGACGGTAAGAGGGTTCTTGCAATTAATAAAAAAAGAAGAAGATTTTGAGAAGCATAAAGATTATTTAAACATTATGATTGAAGAGTTGGACCGTGCAAATTCAATCATTACTGAGTTTCTTTCAATGGGCAATACAAGAACATCCGATTTAAAGATGTTAGATTTAAATGAAGTTATCCATGATATTATCCCTTTAATAGAGGTTGATGCATCAAATCAAAATAAATTTGTTGAATTCCATACACAAGACATCCCAAAATTATTTTTAAATCGAAATGAGATACGGCAGTTACTAATAAACTTATACCGCAACGGCTTAGAAGCAATGTGTGCAGGGAAAACCCTGTCTATTAGTACGTACAAGGAAGATGAAAACACGGTGGTACTTGCAGTGCAGGATCAAGGTGTAGGAATCCAGCCTGAAGTATTAGAGAAACTAGGCACGCCATTCTATACTACAAAAGATAATGGTACTGGCTTAGGGCTAGGTATATGTTATGCCATTGCTGCACGTCATAATGCAAATATTGAGATTCAAACGGGATCTAATGGCACTACTTTCATTGTTAAATTTAAAATATGA
- a CDS encoding general stress protein, with amino-acid sequence MADKKYVGSFRTEQAVLDKINELKLEGYVEDDIYVVTNDKDSLSIVRGQTDVDLTSADGNWLDKFMAFISGDEPVRAAFLNMGFTDEEAERYYSEVKSGGILLYVDKEYGTIYDEKDINLGTTYTGISTSDPTLVSYTETEKRALDNDPMEENRLDNDPLNKRDRF; translated from the coding sequence ATGGCAGACAAAAAATATGTTGGATCTTTTAGAACAGAGCAGGCAGTACTGGATAAGATTAATGAATTGAAGCTAGAAGGTTATGTAGAAGATGATATTTATGTAGTAACAAACGATAAAGATTCTCTTTCAATCGTTCGCGGACAAACGGACGTCGATTTGACTTCAGCGGATGGGAACTGGCTAGACAAATTCATGGCCTTCATAAGCGGTGATGAGCCGGTACGTGCAGCGTTTCTCAATATGGGATTTACAGATGAAGAGGCAGAGCGGTACTACAGCGAAGTTAAAAGTGGCGGCATCCTTCTCTATGTAGATAAAGAGTATGGAACTATTTATGATGAGAAGGATATTAATTTAGGAACGACGTACACAGGTATTAGTACATCTGACCCCACATTAGTGAGCTATACAGAGACAGAGAAAAGAGCATTGGATAATGATCCAATGGAAGAAAACAGATTAGACAACGATCCTTTAAATAAACGTGATAGATTTTAA